The genomic segment GGGATGAAACGCGAATCCGCCGGAGGCGCGGGGAGCGGGGCGGGAGAGGCGGGCGGGGGAAGAAGCCCGGCGGTGGGAGGGGGCACCCTCCCACCGCCGGAACCGCCGTGATTCCGAAAAGGCCGGCTACACCAGGCCGTGCGCGATCATCGCGCGGGCCACCTTGATGAAGCCGGCGATGTTGGCGCCCACCACGAAGTTCCCGGGGGAGCCGAACTCGTCGGCCGCCTCGGAGCAGGTTTCGTAGACGTTGCGCATGATCTTCTGCAGCTTGGCGTCCGTCTCCTCGAACCCCCACGCCTCGCGTCCCGCGTTCTGCTGCATCTCGAGCACCGAGGTGGCCACGCCGCCCGCGTTGGCCGCCTTGCCCGGTCCGAAAAGCACCCCCGCGGAGAGGAACACCTGCACGCCGTCCGGCGTCGTCGGCATGTTCGCCCCCTCGCCCACGGCGATGCAGCCGTTCTTCACCAGCTTCTTCGCGTCTTTCCCGGTGATCTCGTTCTGGGTGGCGGAGGGCATCGCCACGTCGCACGGCACGTCCCAGATGTTTCCGCCATGGATGTACTTCGCGTGCTTGTGGTAATCGCAATAATCCTTGATCCGGCGGCGCTCCACTTCCTTCATCTGCTGGATCGTCTCGATGTTGCACCCCTTCTCGTCGACGATCACGCCGTTGCTGTCGCTCATGGCGATGACCTTCCCGCCAAGCTGATGGACCTTCTCCAGCGTGTAGATCGCCACGTTGCCCGACCCCGACACGACCACCTTCTTCCCCTTGAACCCGTTCCTCTTCCCTTTCAGCATCTCCTCGACGAAGTAGGCGCAGCCGTACCCGGTCGCCTCGGTGCGCACCTGGCTTCCGCCGTAGACCAGCCCCTTTCCCGTGAGGACCCCCGCCTCGAACTTGTTCGTCAGGCGCTTGAAATGGCCGAACAGGTAGCCGATCTCGCGTCCGCCCACCCCGATGTCGCCCGCGGGGACGTCCGTGTGCTCGCCGATGATCCGCCACAGTTCCGTCATGAAGCTCTGGCAGAACCGCATCACCTCGTAGTCCGACTTCCCCTTCGGGTCGAAGTCCGCCCCCCCCTTGGCGCCGCCGATCGGCAGCCCGGTCAGGGAGTTCTTGAAGATCTGCTCGAACCCGAGGAACTTGATGATCCCGAGGTAGACCGAGGGGTGGAACCGGAGCCCCCCCTTGTACGGCCCGAGGGCGCTGTTGAACTGCACCCGGAAGCCGCGGTTGATCTGCACCTCCCCGCGGTCGTCCTGCCAGGGAACCCGGAAGATCGTCTGCCGCTCGGGTTCGCAGATCCGCTCGATGATCTTCGCCTCCGTGAAATCGGGGTACTTCACCAGGACCGGCCCGAGGCACTCGATAACCTCCTTGACCGCCTGGTGGAACTCGATCTCGCCCGGGTTCCGCTTCACCACGTCCTGATAGATCGCCTCAACGCGTTCCACCATCACC from the bacterium genome contains:
- the gdhA gene encoding NADP-specific glutamate dehydrogenase, which encodes MVMVERVEAIYQDVVKRNPGEIEFHQAVKEVIECLGPVLVKYPDFTEAKIIERICEPERQTIFRVPWQDDRGEVQINRGFRVQFNSALGPYKGGLRFHPSVYLGIIKFLGFEQIFKNSLTGLPIGGAKGGADFDPKGKSDYEVMRFCQSFMTELWRIIGEHTDVPAGDIGVGGREIGYLFGHFKRLTNKFEAGVLTGKGLVYGGSQVRTEATGYGCAYFVEEMLKGKRNGFKGKKVVVSGSGNVAIYTLEKVHQLGGKVIAMSDSNGVIVDEKGCNIETIQQMKEVERRRIKDYCDYHKHAKYIHGGNIWDVPCDVAMPSATQNEITGKDAKKLVKNGCIAVGEGANMPTTPDGVQVFLSAGVLFGPGKAANAGGVATSVLEMQQNAGREAWGFEETDAKLQKIMRNVYETCSEAADEFGSPGNFVVGANIAGFIKVARAMIAHGLV